A genomic window from Nocardioides jiangxiensis includes:
- the fbaA gene encoding class II fructose-bisphosphate aldolase: MPIATPEKYAAMLDAAKSGSFAYPAINVSSSQTLNAALQGFAEAGSDGIIQVSTGGAEYLSGPTVKDMVTGSLAFAAYAAEVAKNYPVNIALHTDHCPKDKLDGFVRPLLAASTERVKNGGLPYFQSHMWDGSAVPLAENLQIAEELLALCNAANVVLEIEVGVVGGEEDGVENEINEKLYTSPEDAVATIKALGSGENGRYLTALTFGNVHGVYKPGNVKLRPEVLLHAQEAVKELTGKDRAFDFVFHGGSGSLPEEISAAVDYGVIKMNVDTDTQYAFTRPAVDFMMKNYDGVLKVDGEVGNKKAYDPRAWGKLAEAGMAARVVTACENLRSAGTSIG, translated from the coding sequence ATGCCCATCGCCACCCCTGAGAAGTACGCCGCGATGCTGGATGCCGCGAAGTCCGGCTCCTTCGCCTACCCGGCGATCAACGTGTCGTCCTCGCAGACCCTCAACGCGGCCCTGCAGGGCTTCGCCGAGGCGGGCTCGGACGGCATCATCCAGGTCTCCACCGGTGGCGCGGAGTACCTCTCCGGTCCGACCGTCAAGGACATGGTCACCGGCTCGCTCGCCTTCGCGGCGTACGCCGCCGAGGTCGCGAAGAACTACCCCGTCAACATCGCGCTCCACACCGACCACTGCCCCAAGGACAAGCTCGACGGGTTCGTCCGTCCGCTGCTCGCGGCCTCGACCGAGCGCGTGAAGAACGGCGGCCTGCCGTACTTCCAGTCGCACATGTGGGACGGCTCGGCCGTGCCGCTCGCCGAGAACCTCCAGATCGCCGAGGAGCTGCTCGCCCTCTGCAACGCAGCGAACGTCGTCCTCGAGATCGAGGTCGGTGTCGTCGGCGGCGAGGAGGACGGCGTCGAGAACGAGATCAACGAGAAGCTCTACACCTCGCCCGAGGACGCCGTCGCCACCATCAAGGCGCTCGGCTCCGGCGAGAACGGCCGCTACCTGACCGCGCTGACCTTCGGCAACGTCCACGGCGTCTACAAGCCGGGCAACGTCAAGCTGCGCCCGGAGGTGCTGCTGCACGCGCAGGAGGCCGTCAAGGAGCTCACCGGCAAGGACCGGGCCTTCGACTTCGTCTTCCACGGCGGCTCGGGCTCGCTGCCCGAGGAGATCTCGGCCGCGGTCGACTACGGCGTCATCAAGATGAACGTCGACACCGACACGCAGTACGCCTTCACCCGCCCGGCGGTGGACTTCATGATGAAGAACTACGACGGCGTCCTCAAGGTCGACGGCGAGGTGGGCAACAAGAAGGCCTACGACCCCCGCGCCTGGGGCAAGCTCGCCGAGGCGGGCATGGCGGCCCGGGTCGTCACCGCCTGCGAGAACCTGCGCTCCGCCGGTACGTCGATCGGCTGA
- a CDS encoding TrmH family RNA methyltransferase, with protein MPESRAPYDPMPHGPEEVGLGPWEGEWPTGPQWDPELLRDGDRRNVVDRYRYWTLEAIRADLDTRRHTFHVAIENWQHDFNIGTIVRSANAFLAAEVHIVGRKRWNRRGAMVTDRYQHIRHHADAEELAAYLHGLPSPVRLLGIDNLPGSSHLETMEIPREVCFLFGQEGPGLSPAAREVCDGTFSIAQFGSTRSINASAAAAIAMHSWIRTYADLGAVDGGVWRG; from the coding sequence ATGCCCGAATCACGTGCTCCCTACGACCCGATGCCGCACGGGCCGGAGGAGGTCGGGCTCGGGCCGTGGGAGGGGGAGTGGCCGACCGGCCCGCAGTGGGACCCCGAGCTGTTGCGCGACGGCGACCGGCGCAACGTCGTCGACCGCTACCGCTACTGGACGCTGGAGGCGATCCGCGCCGACCTGGACACCCGGCGCCACACCTTCCACGTCGCCATCGAGAACTGGCAGCACGACTTCAACATCGGCACGATCGTGCGGTCGGCCAACGCGTTCCTCGCTGCCGAGGTGCACATCGTCGGCCGCAAGCGCTGGAACCGCCGTGGTGCCATGGTCACCGACCGGTACCAGCACATCCGGCACCACGCGGATGCGGAGGAGCTCGCGGCGTACCTGCACGGGCTGCCGTCGCCGGTCCGCCTGCTCGGCATCGACAACCTGCCCGGGTCCTCCCACCTGGAGACCATGGAGATCCCGCGGGAGGTCTGCTTCCTCTTCGGCCAGGAGGGCCCCGGGCTGTCGCCGGCTGCGCGGGAGGTCTGCGACGGGACCTTCTCGATCGCACAGTTCGGCTCGACGCGCTCGATCAACGCGTCGGCCGCGGCCGCGATCGCCATGCACTCCTGGATCCGGACGTACGCCGACCTCGGCGCTGTCGACGGCGGGGTCTGGCGCGGCTGA
- a CDS encoding DedA family protein, with product MTAHPVMMPFLLGMSWMDPEWWLNEFGGAFFWISLVIVFVECGLFFPFLPGDTLLFAMGLFIAGDKIDVVPGPEALDLLVALALFTAAGIAGNIAGYEIGRAIGTPLYEREGRILKKKYFDQTHAFFEKHGNKALVIGRFVPFVRTYVTVVAGVSQMERRRFITWSLVGAALWVLSIVLLGYFLGAAFPGLGENIDKAIIVILAFSVIPVAYEWWKHKRHARTTV from the coding sequence GTGACTGCGCACCCCGTGATGATGCCCTTCCTGCTGGGCATGAGCTGGATGGACCCCGAGTGGTGGCTCAACGAGTTCGGGGGTGCGTTCTTCTGGATCAGCCTCGTGATCGTCTTCGTGGAGTGCGGGCTCTTCTTCCCGTTCCTCCCCGGTGACACGCTGCTGTTCGCGATGGGGCTCTTCATCGCCGGAGACAAGATCGACGTCGTGCCGGGCCCGGAGGCCCTCGACCTCCTCGTCGCGCTCGCGCTCTTCACGGCCGCCGGCATCGCCGGGAACATCGCCGGCTACGAGATCGGCCGGGCGATCGGCACGCCCCTGTACGAGCGCGAGGGCCGGATCCTGAAGAAGAAGTACTTCGACCAGACGCACGCCTTCTTCGAGAAGCACGGCAACAAGGCCCTCGTCATCGGCCGCTTCGTGCCGTTCGTCCGGACCTATGTCACCGTCGTCGCGGGCGTCTCCCAGATGGAGCGCCGGCGCTTCATCACGTGGAGCCTCGTCGGCGCTGCACTCTGGGTGCTCTCGATCGTGCTGCTGGGCTACTTCCTCGGTGCGGCGTTCCCGGGCCTGGGCGAGAACATCGACAAGGCGATCATCGTGATCCTGGCCTTCTCGGTGATCCCGGTCGCCTACGAGTGGTGGAAGCACAAGCGCCACGCCCGTACCACCGTCTGA
- a CDS encoding pyridoxal phosphate-dependent aminotransferase, producing MALRRLSGFRPQPRRSRTSARVAAIPPTVFSRMSALATATGAVNLGQGFPDTDGPASVVDQAVAALRSGHNQYSPGVGTAGLRRAIAAHQWAHYGITVDPETEVVVTTGATEAIAGALLGLVDPGDEVVALEPFYDSYAAMTAFAGGVLKGVPLRAPDFRLDPDDLRAAITRRTKVLLVNTPHNPTGTVLNREELELLARVAVEHDLVVVTDEVYEHLVYTGHEHVPLATLPGMAERTLTLSSVGKSFSLTGWKVGWATGPAELVSAVLGAKQWLSFTSGAPLQPAVAWALEHAQDWPAALARDLEARRDLLCDGLDALGLPTRRPEGTYFAVSDIRRLGWSDGLEFCLALPERAGVVAIPLQGFYATGSRDGEQLVRWAFCKEPAVLEEGLRRLGAADLTR from the coding sequence ATGGCCCTGCGCCGCCTCTCCGGGTTCCGCCCCCAGCCCCGCCGCAGTCGTACGTCGGCACGCGTCGCCGCGATACCTCCGACGGTCTTCAGCCGCATGTCGGCGCTCGCCACCGCCACGGGAGCGGTCAACCTCGGCCAGGGGTTCCCTGACACCGACGGCCCCGCGAGCGTGGTCGACCAGGCCGTCGCGGCGTTGCGGAGTGGCCACAACCAGTACTCCCCCGGCGTCGGCACCGCCGGTCTCCGTCGCGCCATCGCGGCCCACCAGTGGGCGCACTACGGCATCACGGTCGACCCGGAGACCGAGGTCGTCGTGACGACAGGCGCGACCGAGGCGATCGCCGGCGCCCTGCTGGGCCTCGTCGACCCCGGTGACGAGGTCGTCGCCCTGGAGCCCTTCTACGACTCCTACGCCGCGATGACGGCCTTCGCCGGCGGCGTGCTGAAGGGAGTGCCGCTCCGCGCACCCGACTTCCGTCTCGATCCTGATGACCTCCGGGCTGCGATCACGCGGCGTACGAAGGTCCTGCTCGTCAACACCCCCCACAACCCGACCGGCACCGTGCTGAACCGGGAGGAGCTCGAGCTGCTCGCCCGCGTCGCGGTCGAGCACGACCTGGTGGTGGTCACCGACGAGGTCTACGAGCACCTCGTCTACACCGGCCACGAGCACGTCCCCCTGGCGACCCTGCCGGGGATGGCCGAGCGGACGCTCACCCTGTCGAGCGTCGGCAAGTCGTTCAGCCTGACCGGGTGGAAGGTCGGCTGGGCCACCGGCCCGGCCGAGCTGGTCTCGGCCGTGCTGGGAGCGAAGCAGTGGCTCAGCTTCACCAGCGGGGCACCGTTGCAGCCGGCGGTGGCCTGGGCCCTGGAGCACGCGCAGGACTGGCCCGCTGCGCTGGCGCGGGACCTCGAGGCGCGGCGCGACCTGCTCTGCGACGGGCTCGACGCCCTCGGCCTGCCGACCCGCAGGCCCGAGGGCACCTACTTCGCCGTCAGCGACATCCGGCGGCTCGGCTGGTCTGATGGACTGGAGTTCTGTCTCGCCCTGCCCGAGCGGGCCGGCGTGGTGGCGATCCCGCTGCAGGGCTTCTACGCCACCGGCTCGCGCGACGGGGAGCAGCTGGTGCGGTGGGCATTCTGCAAGGAGCCGGCCGTGCTCGAGGAGGGCCTGCGCCGGCTCGGGGCAGCCGACCTCACCCGCTGA
- the clpB gene encoding ATP-dependent chaperone ClpB translates to MSTFGADTFTTRSREAIESAQLAATTAGNSTFEPAHLLAALLRDPEGTARTLVAKAGVDGAALSAQADRLVADLPRATGSTVQQPTASASLTRVLGSAIDLASSMKDDYVATEHLLIALATVESSAKKVLTDSGLTADGLRDSLTAVRGNRRVTSQDAESTYESLEKFSIDLTKAAAEGKVDPVIGRDAEIRRVIQVLSRRTKNNPVLIGEPGVGKTAVVEGLAQRVVAGDVPDSLKGRRVLSLDLAAMVAGAKYRGEFEERLKAVLEEIKDAGGQVVTFIDELHTVVGAGAGGDSQMDAGNMLKPMLARGELHMIGATTLDEYRESIEKDPALERRFQQVYVGEPSVEDTIQILRGIQEKYEAHHGVRITDAALVAAATLSDRYITGRQLPDKAIDLIDEAASRLRMEIESSPEEIDQLRRAVDRLKMEEFALAKESDAASKERLANLRADLADREEELRGLEARWEAEKASLEGEGELRRQLDQLRIEAERLQRDGELAKASEILYGQIPALEAQIKAVEAVEAAPVEKLVGEEVGAEQIADVVEAWTGIPTGRMLQGETARLLEMETEIGKRLIGQEQAVRAVSDAVRRSRAGIADPNRPTGSFLFLGPTGTGKTELAKSLADFLFDDERAIVRIDMSEYAEKHSVARLVGAPPGYVGYDEGGQLTEAVRRRPYSVVLLDEVEKAHPEVFDILLQVLDDGRLTDGQGRTVDFRNTLLILTSNLGSPFLVDPTLSEEVKRESVMGVVRSHFKPEFLNRLDEVVMFEALSQEQLTHIVDLQLDLLTRRLAVRRIHLEVTEAAKEWLAATGYDPAYGARPLRRLVQTAIGDPLARMLISGEVNDGGTVLVDRTAGEEDAGLSLTATMSA, encoded by the coding sequence ATGAGCACTTTCGGAGCCGACACGTTCACCACCCGTAGCCGGGAGGCGATCGAGTCCGCACAGCTCGCCGCCACGACGGCGGGCAACTCGACCTTCGAGCCCGCACACCTCCTCGCCGCGCTGCTGCGGGACCCGGAGGGCACTGCGCGCACCCTGGTCGCCAAGGCCGGCGTCGACGGCGCCGCCCTCTCCGCCCAGGCCGACCGCCTGGTCGCGGACCTGCCCCGCGCCACTGGGTCGACGGTCCAGCAGCCGACTGCCTCCGCGTCCCTGACCCGGGTCCTCGGCAGCGCCATCGACCTGGCCAGCAGCATGAAGGACGACTACGTCGCGACCGAGCACCTCCTGATCGCACTGGCGACGGTGGAGAGCTCCGCGAAGAAGGTCCTCACCGACTCCGGCCTGACCGCCGACGGCCTGCGCGACAGCCTCACCGCGGTCCGCGGCAACCGGCGCGTCACGAGCCAGGACGCGGAGTCGACCTACGAGTCGCTGGAGAAGTTCTCCATCGACCTGACCAAGGCCGCGGCCGAGGGCAAGGTCGACCCGGTGATCGGCCGTGACGCCGAGATCCGTCGCGTCATCCAGGTGCTGTCGCGGCGCACCAAGAACAACCCGGTCCTGATCGGCGAGCCCGGCGTCGGCAAGACGGCCGTCGTCGAGGGCCTCGCGCAGCGCGTGGTCGCCGGCGACGTGCCCGACAGCCTCAAGGGCCGTCGCGTGCTCTCCCTCGACCTCGCCGCGATGGTCGCCGGCGCGAAGTACCGCGGCGAGTTCGAGGAGCGCCTCAAGGCCGTCCTCGAGGAGATCAAGGACGCCGGGGGCCAGGTCGTCACGTTCATCGACGAGCTGCACACCGTCGTCGGCGCAGGTGCGGGCGGCGACAGCCAGATGGACGCGGGCAACATGCTCAAGCCGATGCTCGCGCGCGGTGAGCTGCACATGATCGGCGCCACCACGCTCGACGAGTACCGCGAGTCGATCGAGAAGGACCCTGCGCTCGAGCGCCGCTTCCAGCAGGTCTACGTCGGCGAGCCCAGCGTCGAGGACACGATCCAGATCCTGCGGGGCATCCAGGAGAAGTACGAGGCCCACCACGGCGTCCGCATCACCGACGCCGCGCTGGTGGCGGCGGCGACCCTCTCCGACCGCTACATCACCGGCCGGCAGCTCCCCGACAAGGCGATCGACCTCATCGACGAGGCCGCGTCCCGCCTGCGCATGGAGATCGAGTCCTCGCCCGAGGAGATCGACCAGCTCCGCCGCGCCGTGGACCGCCTCAAGATGGAGGAGTTCGCGCTCGCCAAGGAGTCCGACGCCGCATCGAAGGAGCGGCTCGCCAACCTGCGTGCCGACCTCGCCGACCGCGAGGAGGAGCTGCGTGGGCTGGAGGCGCGCTGGGAGGCCGAGAAGGCGAGCCTCGAGGGCGAGGGTGAGCTGCGGCGCCAGCTCGACCAGCTGCGCATCGAGGCCGAGCGGCTGCAGCGCGACGGCGAGCTGGCCAAGGCCAGCGAGATCCTCTACGGCCAGATCCCGGCGCTCGAGGCGCAGATCAAGGCCGTCGAGGCGGTCGAGGCCGCGCCGGTCGAGAAGCTCGTGGGCGAGGAGGTCGGCGCCGAGCAGATCGCCGACGTCGTCGAGGCCTGGACGGGCATCCCGACCGGACGCATGCTCCAGGGCGAGACCGCCCGACTGCTCGAGATGGAGACGGAGATCGGCAAGCGCCTGATCGGGCAGGAGCAGGCTGTGCGCGCGGTCAGCGACGCCGTACGCCGGTCGCGGGCGGGCATCGCCGACCCCAACCGGCCGACCGGCTCCTTCCTCTTCCTCGGCCCCACGGGTACCGGCAAGACAGAGCTGGCCAAGTCGCTGGCGGACTTCCTCTTCGACGACGAGCGGGCGATCGTCCGCATCGACATGAGCGAGTACGCCGAGAAGCACAGCGTCGCGCGCCTCGTCGGCGCCCCTCCGGGCTACGTCGGCTACGACGAGGGCGGCCAGCTGACCGAGGCGGTCCGCCGTCGTCCGTACAGCGTCGTGCTGCTCGACGAGGTGGAGAAGGCCCACCCCGAGGTCTTCGACATCCTGCTGCAGGTGCTCGACGACGGTCGGCTCACCGACGGGCAGGGCCGCACGGTCGACTTCCGCAACACGCTGCTGATCCTCACGTCCAACCTCGGCTCGCCGTTCCTGGTCGACCCGACGCTGAGCGAGGAGGTGAAGCGCGAGTCGGTCATGGGCGTCGTCCGCAGCCACTTCAAGCCCGAGTTCCTCAACCGTCTCGACGAGGTGGTCATGTTCGAGGCCCTCAGCCAGGAGCAGCTGACCCACATCGTCGACCTGCAGCTGGACCTGCTCACCAGGCGCCTCGCCGTCCGCCGGATCCACCTGGAGGTCACCGAGGCGGCCAAGGAGTGGCTGGCGGCGACCGGCTACGACCCGGCGTACGGCGCCCGGCCGCTGCGCCGGCTCGTGCAGACGGCGATCGGCGACCCGCTCGCGCGGATGCTGATCTCCGGCGAGGTCAACGACGGCGGCACAGTCCTCGTCGACCGCACGGCGGGCGAGGAGGACGCGGGCTTGTCGCTCACCGCCACAATGTCCGCATGA
- a CDS encoding S8 family serine peptidase — MSPQYRIPVAVLASTAAALAITLAPAGASTQQADPPGSTGGDSTAVASPDRSRAIVQLAGDPLSTSVRTRPSGGHRIDFGSSAVRNERAQLASQRAAFKQWLRAHAPAVRVTGEYDIALNAVAVRLNGTPVSTLAGAPGVRAVQLQGTYRPTDDHDPDLSIISAQSAWQASQVGGSAGAGRGVKVAIVDTGIDVSHPCFDDAGFPATRQLGDTHFTNNKVIVARVFNNKAKVMGYTPAAMQEHGTHVAGTVACDLDTPADVNGVTIPYGVSGVAPAAQLGNYNIFPAAVDDARSEDILDALEQAYTDGMDVANMSLGGSASGIDDLLTVAIDDLDRANMVVAVAAGNSGPGHYTVESPGSAQRALTAGASTVPHFVGSPFSFGGGSTGLAAGDFATVSTDLTAPIGVVTGSIGGLGDACSALPAGSLAGKIAVLSRGGCAFSVKIRTAQAAGAAAAVVVNNVAGDPVSMGQDGTADQPTIPAYMASLADRAALAAADGASGTIGATTSYISSTNVDIMAGFSSQGPTDADFRVKPDVVAPGVNVLSSIPASFCDTPPCWAFFQGTSMATPHLAGSAAVVIGAHPSWSAAAVRSAIVNTADQGVLKDSATGTSVVDDVNVVGAGREDLLSAVGATVALGPVSTSFGSTAAGSGTTLTRTVTVTNLGGSAATYSLAVDSTTGSGVTFSGSPASVSLAPGASATVTVRMVAARGAAKGDHQAMLRLSAGGTEVAHSALYAFIK, encoded by the coding sequence ATGTCACCGCAGTACCGCATTCCCGTCGCCGTTCTCGCGTCCACGGCCGCAGCCCTCGCGATCACGCTCGCGCCGGCCGGAGCGAGCACACAGCAGGCGGACCCACCGGGCAGCACGGGAGGCGACAGCACCGCCGTCGCGTCCCCGGACCGGTCGCGCGCGATCGTCCAGCTCGCCGGCGACCCGCTCAGCACCTCCGTGCGCACCCGGCCCTCGGGAGGTCACCGGATCGACTTCGGCAGCAGCGCCGTGCGCAACGAGCGCGCACAGCTGGCGTCGCAGCGCGCTGCGTTCAAGCAGTGGCTGCGCGCCCATGCCCCGGCCGTCCGCGTCACCGGCGAGTACGACATCGCCCTCAACGCCGTCGCGGTCCGCCTCAACGGCACCCCGGTGAGCACGCTGGCAGGCGCCCCGGGCGTCCGCGCCGTGCAGCTCCAGGGGACCTACCGCCCCACCGACGACCACGACCCCGACCTGTCGATCATCTCCGCGCAGTCCGCGTGGCAGGCGAGCCAGGTAGGCGGGTCGGCCGGCGCCGGTCGCGGCGTGAAGGTCGCGATCGTCGACACCGGCATCGACGTGTCGCACCCCTGCTTCGACGACGCCGGGTTCCCAGCGACCCGCCAGCTCGGCGACACCCACTTCACCAACAACAAGGTGATCGTGGCGCGGGTCTTCAACAACAAGGCCAAGGTGATGGGCTACACGCCCGCGGCGATGCAGGAGCACGGCACGCACGTCGCCGGCACGGTCGCGTGCGACCTCGACACCCCGGCCGACGTCAACGGCGTCACCATCCCCTACGGCGTCTCGGGCGTCGCGCCCGCGGCCCAGCTCGGCAACTACAACATCTTCCCCGCTGCCGTCGACGACGCCCGCAGCGAGGACATCCTCGACGCCCTCGAGCAGGCCTACACCGACGGGATGGACGTCGCGAACATGAGCCTCGGCGGCAGCGCCTCCGGCATCGACGACCTGCTCACGGTCGCGATCGACGACCTGGACCGCGCCAACATGGTCGTCGCCGTCGCCGCCGGCAACAGCGGCCCCGGCCACTACACGGTGGAGTCTCCCGGGTCGGCCCAGCGTGCGCTGACGGCTGGCGCCTCGACGGTGCCGCACTTCGTGGGCTCGCCGTTCAGCTTCGGCGGCGGCTCGACCGGCCTGGCAGCCGGCGACTTCGCGACGGTCTCGACCGACCTGACCGCGCCGATCGGCGTGGTGACCGGTTCGATCGGCGGTCTCGGCGACGCGTGCTCGGCGCTCCCGGCAGGCTCGCTCGCCGGGAAGATCGCGGTCCTGTCGCGTGGCGGCTGCGCGTTCTCGGTGAAGATCCGCACGGCCCAGGCCGCAGGAGCTGCCGCAGCGGTCGTGGTCAACAACGTGGCCGGCGACCCGGTCTCGATGGGCCAGGACGGCACCGCCGACCAGCCGACCATTCCGGCGTACATGGCCTCGCTGGCCGACCGCGCCGCGCTCGCGGCAGCCGATGGGGCCTCCGGCACCATCGGCGCCACCACGTCGTACATCTCCAGCACGAACGTCGACATCATGGCCGGGTTCTCGAGCCAGGGACCGACCGACGCCGACTTCCGCGTCAAGCCGGATGTCGTGGCTCCCGGCGTCAACGTGCTGAGCTCGATCCCGGCGTCCTTCTGCGACACCCCGCCGTGCTGGGCCTTCTTCCAGGGCACCTCGATGGCGACGCCGCACCTCGCCGGATCCGCCGCCGTCGTGATCGGGGCGCACCCGTCGTGGTCGGCTGCCGCGGTCCGCTCGGCGATCGTCAACACGGCAGACCAGGGCGTGCTGAAGGACTCGGCGACGGGCACGTCCGTGGTCGACGACGTGAACGTGGTCGGTGCCGGCCGGGAGGACCTGCTGAGCGCGGTCGGAGCCACGGTCGCCCTCGGCCCGGTGAGCACGAGCTTCGGCTCGACCGCTGCCGGCTCGGGCACCACGCTGACCCGCACGGTCACGGTGACCAACCTGGGCGGCTCCGCGGCGACGTACAGCCTCGCGGTCGACTCCACGACGGGCAGCGGCGTCACCTTCTCGGGGAGCCCCGCCTCCGTCTCGCTGGCACCCGGCGCGAGCGCCACGGTGACCGTCAGGATGGTGGCGGCCCGGGGAGCCGCGAAGGGCGACCACCAGGCGATGCTCCGGCTCAGCGCCGGAGGCACGGAGGTCGCGCACTCTGCGCTCTACGCCTTCATCAAGTAG
- a CDS encoding Abi-alpha family protein has protein sequence MSNNLPERAPSSELASPKMDALPGLVRLAATSWLRTAEWSVVAGVRTTRKVLSVATNPASALDLVAGVAQAGSIFGDVAKAVGSGVSLPQAVIQVSASLGSSNGSHAALAPSTSSAARRELEMQASLREQGQALLARSRDVWNNEQGHPAYARILSEMAPDEGRILLLLLRGGPQPAVDVRTGGAIGMVSSQLIAPGLNMIGPRAGVRYLDQVPSYLNNLFRLGLIWFSREQLRDPLEYQVVEAQPDVLAAMHSVRSHKVVRRSIHLTPFGEDFCRTCLLEPDEDTSKLPEHQAPQDLD, from the coding sequence GTGAGCAACAACCTTCCTGAGCGGGCGCCCTCGAGCGAGCTCGCCTCGCCGAAGATGGACGCCCTGCCCGGACTGGTCCGGCTCGCGGCCACCTCGTGGCTGCGCACGGCGGAGTGGAGCGTCGTCGCCGGCGTGAGGACCACCCGCAAGGTGCTCTCCGTCGCGACCAACCCCGCCAGCGCGCTGGACCTGGTCGCGGGGGTGGCGCAGGCCGGCTCGATCTTCGGTGACGTCGCCAAGGCCGTCGGCAGTGGCGTCTCCCTGCCGCAGGCCGTCATCCAGGTGAGCGCCTCGCTCGGCAGCTCCAACGGCTCGCACGCCGCGCTCGCGCCGTCGACCTCCTCGGCTGCACGCCGTGAGCTCGAGATGCAGGCGTCGCTCCGGGAGCAGGGCCAGGCGCTGCTCGCGCGTTCGCGCGACGTGTGGAACAACGAGCAGGGCCATCCGGCGTACGCCCGGATCCTGTCGGAGATGGCGCCCGACGAGGGCCGCATCCTCCTGCTGCTCCTGCGCGGCGGTCCGCAGCCCGCGGTCGACGTCCGCACCGGTGGCGCGATCGGCATGGTCAGCTCCCAGCTGATCGCGCCGGGCCTGAACATGATCGGCCCGCGTGCCGGCGTGCGCTACCTCGACCAGGTGCCGTCGTACCTCAACAACCTGTTCCGCCTGGGCCTGATCTGGTTCTCGCGCGAGCAGCTGCGCGACCCGCTCGAGTACCAGGTCGTCGAGGCGCAGCCCGACGTGCTGGCCGCGATGCACTCCGTGCGCTCGCACAAGGTGGTCCGCCGCTCGATCCACCTCACGCCGTTCGGCGAGGACTTCTGCCGCACCTGCCTGCTCGAGCCTGACGAGGACACCTCGAAGCTCCCCGAGCACCAGGCTCCGCAGGACCTCGACTGA
- a CDS encoding DUF6230 family protein, with protein MLLAFVVVAGALTLLRQDVFAAVVTYQGSTAKFSSGRVSGQDIGFGMAQVDVAGVGTKNVLAAGFATGTLDGLCVSQVQTLPVIGDVVIKLTAGDGDSSTREIQATNVQLDITQLRGSSTGINLDGRVQIGMATQDITTLPGVDNPLGAPTGTGWWGIDATAGDIFSAKGYLYDAEIGGPIKLPGLKISVVPKAAGGTECWTTPGDATPLPH; from the coding sequence ATGCTGCTCGCCTTCGTCGTCGTCGCGGGCGCGCTGACCCTGCTGCGGCAGGATGTCTTCGCCGCCGTCGTGACGTATCAGGGGAGCACCGCGAAGTTCAGCAGCGGGCGCGTCAGCGGTCAGGACATCGGGTTCGGCATGGCGCAGGTCGACGTCGCCGGTGTCGGCACGAAGAACGTCCTGGCGGCGGGCTTCGCGACGGGCACGCTCGACGGGCTCTGCGTCTCGCAGGTGCAGACCCTGCCGGTGATCGGCGACGTCGTGATCAAGCTGACCGCGGGCGACGGCGACAGCTCGACGCGGGAGATCCAGGCGACCAACGTGCAGCTCGACATCACGCAGCTGCGCGGCTCGAGCACGGGCATCAACCTCGACGGCCGCGTGCAGATCGGCATGGCCACCCAGGACATCACCACGCTTCCCGGCGTCGACAACCCGCTGGGAGCACCGACCGGCACGGGATGGTGGGGGATCGACGCCACCGCAGGCGACATCTTCAGCGCCAAGGGCTACCTGTACGACGCCGAGATCGGTGGTCCGATCAAGCTGCCGGGCCTGAAGATCAGTGTGGTGCCGAAGGCTGCCGGAGGCACGGAGTGCTGGACGACCCCGGGCGATGCGACGCCGCTGCCGCACTGA
- a CDS encoding DUF6114 domain-containing protein, whose translation MIASTDRLGPNRRIPGTEAVRWFRAFRRTRPFWGGLWLALGGLVIMKLNSYSLGMALTGGFNRSAGYILGGGMVLFAVVAWASPLYARLVGFLGVLTAMAAFVGSNFGGFLIGTILGIIGGSMIFGWGELRPRRRGARRGVAGPEA comes from the coding sequence ATGATCGCTTCGACCGACCGGCTCGGTCCCAACCGCCGCATCCCGGGGACCGAGGCGGTCCGCTGGTTCCGCGCCTTCCGGCGCACGCGACCGTTCTGGGGTGGGCTCTGGCTCGCCCTCGGCGGCCTCGTCATCATGAAGCTGAACAGCTACTCGCTGGGCATGGCGCTGACCGGCGGCTTCAACCGCAGCGCCGGCTACATCCTCGGTGGCGGCATGGTGCTGTTCGCGGTCGTCGCCTGGGCGTCGCCGCTCTACGCACGGCTGGTGGGCTTCCTGGGCGTCCTGACCGCCATGGCGGCGTTCGTCGGGTCGAACTTCGGCGGCTTCCTGATCGGCACGATCCTCGGCATCATCGGCGGCTCGATGATCTTCGGTTGGGGCGAGCTGCGGCCGCGCCGCCGGGGCGCGCGCCGCGGTGTCGCCGGACCGGAGGCGTGA